One Drosophila kikkawai strain 14028-0561.14 chromosome 3L, DkikHiC1v2, whole genome shotgun sequence genomic window carries:
- the LOC108073574 gene encoding glutamate transporter polyphemus-like, translating into MDDKEVVYNPYNNRNEGSPMSNFGAFVSLLSCVVGVGVLALPLGFFFAGILNGLFLLIVLALLLIHGMHVLIHSMVECSRRMEIGYANYKESVVYAFKQGPGCFRGCANAAGCFVDLVLCLSHYSMCVVYLIFVSVGFKYILDQYTVALDLRIYVTICGLLSIPTFLIRKLTSLVSVNLLSNVLSYFGFLFMFYFLFRGLSPITDRRFLLGDVQKAALFLGIVLFSISSVGVMLAIESKMETPQDLIGCCGMLNMSILVVLISYTVFGIFGYWRFGDKVASSISLNLPKREIVAMVSSIMINLAVFLTYPLSGYVVIDIIMNHYWNKSGELNGAKLKEFIVRIVFVLLTTLNALLPFNLFPLISLVGAFSISLLNLIFPALMEICLYYPPEYRKDRPKWKLWKNIFLISLGTVIFILGTYIAIKEIMETWGKSNAGTYDQ; encoded by the exons atGGACGATAAAGA GGTCGTCTACAATCCGTACAATAATCGAAATGAGGGTTCCCCGATGTC AAACTTTGGAGCCTTTGTGAGCTTACTGAGCTGTGTGGTTGGCGTGGGAGTCCTGGCCCTACCCTTGGGATTTTTCTTCGCCGGAATCTTGAATGGCCTCTTTCTGCTGATTGTGCTCGCCCTCCTCCTCATCCATGGCATGCACGTGCTA ATACATAGTATGGTGGAGTGCTCTCGCCGCATGGAAATCGGTTATGCCAACTATAAGGAGTCTGTGGTCTATGCCTTTAAGCAGGGACCCGGGTGCTTCAGGGGCTGTGCCAATGCCGCAGGCTGCTTCGTCGACTTGGTGCTATGCCTCTCCCACTACAGCATGTGTGTGGTGTACCTTATTTTCGTGTCCGTTGgctttaaatacattttggaCCAGTATACTGTGGCATTAGATCTACGCATCTACGTGACAATATGTGGACTACTTAGCATCCCCACTTTCCTGATCCGGAAGCTCACCAGCCTGGTTTCCGTCAACCTGCTGTCCAATGTGCTGTCTTACTTCGGCTTCCTGTTCATGTTCTACTTCCTGTTCAGAGGTCTGTCTCCGATCACCGATCGTCGCTTTTTACTCGGCGATGTACAGAAGGCAGCCCTCTTCCTTGGTATTGTCCTGTTCTCCATCAGCTCCGTGGGAGTG ATGCTGGCCATCGAGTCGAAGATGGAAACGCCGCAGGACCTCATCGGTTGCTGTGGTATGCTCAACATGTCCATCCTGGTGGTTTTGATCTCGTACACAGTCTTTGGGATCTTTGGCTACTGGCGTTTCGGTGACAAGGTAGCTAGCAGTATTTCCCTGAACCTGCCCAAACGTGAAAT tgtTGCAATGGTCTCCAGCATCATGATTAACCTTGCAGTTTTCCTGACTTATCCGCTTTCCGGCTACGTGGTCATCGACATCATAATGAACCACTACTGGAACAAGAGTGGCGAACTAAACGGTGCCAAGCTCAAGGAGTTCATTGTCCGCATAGTGTTTGTCCTTTTGACCACATTGAACGCTTTGCTGCCCTTCAACTTATTTCCGCTGATTTCGCTGGTTGGGGCCTTCTCCATCTCCTTGCTGAACCTCATCTTCCCGGCCCTTATGGAAATCTGTCTGTATTATCCCCCGGAGTACAGGAAAGACAGGCCAAAGTGGAAGCTGTGGAAGAACATTTTTCTCATCAGCCTTGGCACCGTCATATTCATACTCGGCACCTACATTGCCATTAAGGAAATTATGGAGACTTGGGGCAAGAGCAATGCCGGTACCTATGATCAGTAA
- the LOC108073264 gene encoding proton-coupled amino acid transporter-like protein CG1139 isoform X2, whose amino-acid sequence MPRAFLDAGWLTGLIMTIVLGFFMVYTMHVVLNDINSMQKRFGVPLLSYGKSMEVAVSMGPRRFQFLAKPMHYYVDILVSLYHFGVDSIYVVFIAKILKDLGDIYFWPLDERLYMALLLPPLILTFFIRQLKLLKPFSLISNLMITIAFLITLSYLLQDLPEFSELRPFQPLKSLPLVFGTLLFSIESIGVILTILRRMQTPADFLGTCGVLNRGMAVVILFYAGFGVLGYWRYGQHTASSVLHNLPMDEILTQLVAGFFALGVFFSYALSGYVTVDIIWHGYMEQKMEAGHSSKMVKCLVQIALVIASVLVAILFPDFWLLLSIVGSFCMAQLGLIFPGILDLCVQYEEGYGPGRILLWRSMIFIAGGLAGGVAGTLHCSGFDEQP is encoded by the exons ATGCCGCGAGCCTTTTTGGATGCAGGCTGGCTTACGGGACTCATAATGACGATTGTCCTGGGCTTCTTCATGGTATATACCATGCATGTTGTG CTAAATGACATCAATTCGATGCAAAAACGCTTTGGAGTGCCCCTGCTTAGTTATGGCAAGAGCATGGAAGTGGCTGTGAGCATGGGTCCTAGAAGATTTCAGTTCCTGGCCAAGCCCATGCA TTATTATGTGGACATACTGGTCTCTTTGTATCACTTTGGTGTGGACAGTATCTATGTAGTTTTCATAGCCAAGATCTTGAAGGATTTGGGTGACATATACTTCTGGCCATTGGATGAGAGGCTTTATATGGCCTTGCTCCTGCCGCCCTTGATCTTGACCTTCTTCATACGACAACTGAAgcttttaaaaccattttccttaatttccaACTTGATGATAACTATTG CCTTTCTCATCACCCTGAGCTACCTGTTGCAGGACCTGCCCGAGTTCAGTGAACTTCGTCCCTTTCAGCCACTAAAAAGTCTGCCTTTAGTCTTTGGAACACTTCTCTTTTCCATTGAATCAATTGGAGTG ATATTGACCATTCTTCGCAGAATGCAAACACCGGCGGACTTCCTGGGAACCTGCGGAGTCCTTAATCGTGGCATGGCCGTGGTAATACTCTTTTATGCAGGATTTGGAGTCCTTGGCTATTGGCGTTACGGCCAGCATACGGCAAGCTCAGTTCTGCACAATCTGCCCATGGACGAAAT CCTCACCCAGCTAGTAGCTGGATTCTTTGCTTTAGGAGTCTTCTTCAGCTACGCTTTGAGTGGCTACGTTACCGTGGACATCATCTGGCATGGATATATGGAACAGAAAATGGAGGCTGGCCACTCATCCAAGATGGTGAAGTGCCTGGTCCAGATAGCCTTGGTGATTGCCTCGGTTCTGGTGGCCATCCTGTTTCCAGATTTCTGGCTACTGCTATCCATTGTGGGCTCCTTTTGCATGGCCCAGCTGGGTCTTATCTTTCCGGGCATCTTGGATCTTTGTGTTCAGTATGAGGAAGGCTACGGACCCGGCAGGATCCTACTCTGGCGATCGATGATCTTTATTGCAGGTGGTCTGGCCGGCGGTGTGGCCGGCACATTGCATTGCAGTGGCTTCGATGAGCAACCTTAG
- the LOC108073264 gene encoding proton-coupled amino acid transporter-like protein CG1139 isoform X1, with amino-acid sequence MERSKRKFAGHRRLEQKLPLHQRLLGGVQRSFGTTVALQAKVPKDEGSYLTNLEAFINVLNCAFGTGCLAMPRAFLDAGWLTGLIMTIVLGFFMVYTMHVVLNDINSMQKRFGVPLLSYGKSMEVAVSMGPRRFQFLAKPMHYYVDILVSLYHFGVDSIYVVFIAKILKDLGDIYFWPLDERLYMALLLPPLILTFFIRQLKLLKPFSLISNLMITIAFLITLSYLLQDLPEFSELRPFQPLKSLPLVFGTLLFSIESIGVILTILRRMQTPADFLGTCGVLNRGMAVVILFYAGFGVLGYWRYGQHTASSVLHNLPMDEILTQLVAGFFALGVFFSYALSGYVTVDIIWHGYMEQKMEAGHSSKMVKCLVQIALVIASVLVAILFPDFWLLLSIVGSFCMAQLGLIFPGILDLCVQYEEGYGPGRILLWRSMIFIAGGLAGGVAGTLHCSGFDEQP; translated from the exons ATGGAGCGATCGAAGAGGAAGTTTGCCGGCCATCGTCGCTTAGAACAGAAGCTGCCCCTCCACCAGAGGCTACTGGGCGGCGTTCAGAGGAGTTTCGG AACGACGGTGGCCCTTCAGGCTAAGGTGCCCAAGGATGAGGGTAGTTACCTGAC GAACCTGGAGGCCTTTATTAATGTCCTGAATTGTGCTTTTGGCACAGGATGCTTGGCAATGCCGCGAGCCTTTTTGGATGCAGGCTGGCTTACGGGACTCATAATGACGATTGTCCTGGGCTTCTTCATGGTATATACCATGCATGTTGTG CTAAATGACATCAATTCGATGCAAAAACGCTTTGGAGTGCCCCTGCTTAGTTATGGCAAGAGCATGGAAGTGGCTGTGAGCATGGGTCCTAGAAGATTTCAGTTCCTGGCCAAGCCCATGCA TTATTATGTGGACATACTGGTCTCTTTGTATCACTTTGGTGTGGACAGTATCTATGTAGTTTTCATAGCCAAGATCTTGAAGGATTTGGGTGACATATACTTCTGGCCATTGGATGAGAGGCTTTATATGGCCTTGCTCCTGCCGCCCTTGATCTTGACCTTCTTCATACGACAACTGAAgcttttaaaaccattttccttaatttccaACTTGATGATAACTATTG CCTTTCTCATCACCCTGAGCTACCTGTTGCAGGACCTGCCCGAGTTCAGTGAACTTCGTCCCTTTCAGCCACTAAAAAGTCTGCCTTTAGTCTTTGGAACACTTCTCTTTTCCATTGAATCAATTGGAGTG ATATTGACCATTCTTCGCAGAATGCAAACACCGGCGGACTTCCTGGGAACCTGCGGAGTCCTTAATCGTGGCATGGCCGTGGTAATACTCTTTTATGCAGGATTTGGAGTCCTTGGCTATTGGCGTTACGGCCAGCATACGGCAAGCTCAGTTCTGCACAATCTGCCCATGGACGAAAT CCTCACCCAGCTAGTAGCTGGATTCTTTGCTTTAGGAGTCTTCTTCAGCTACGCTTTGAGTGGCTACGTTACCGTGGACATCATCTGGCATGGATATATGGAACAGAAAATGGAGGCTGGCCACTCATCCAAGATGGTGAAGTGCCTGGTCCAGATAGCCTTGGTGATTGCCTCGGTTCTGGTGGCCATCCTGTTTCCAGATTTCTGGCTACTGCTATCCATTGTGGGCTCCTTTTGCATGGCCCAGCTGGGTCTTATCTTTCCGGGCATCTTGGATCTTTGTGTTCAGTATGAGGAAGGCTACGGACCCGGCAGGATCCTACTCTGGCGATCGATGATCTTTATTGCAGGTGGTCTGGCCGGCGGTGTGGCCGGCACATTGCATTGCAGTGGCTTCGATGAGCAACCTTAG
- the Fad2 gene encoding LOW QUALITY PROTEIN: acyl-CoA Delta-9 desaturase (The sequence of the model RefSeq protein was modified relative to this genomic sequence to represent the inferred CDS: inserted 3 bases in 2 codons) produces the protein MPPNGNDVTGVLFETDAETRDLGLAKDLSKLKTTDGRRLKLVWLNIILFVVAHTLSVYGLWLLFVESTWTTFLXFPAAFLLTGVGISGGAHRLFAHRTFKANTRLKLIFLFLDTLAFQDAVYYWVRDHRLHHKYTETDADPYNSERGWWFAHIGWLCCRKHPEVKAKGQQIDLSDLESDPLVMFQKKYYLILMPLICFVLPTVLPMWLWGETLRTSFYTVCMLRWVLSLNLVWLLNSSAHMFGNRCYDKNINPTNEPVLIWLKCGEGYHNYHHVFPWDYKSAEGGHFANDFTTKFIXFFAKIGWAYDLKSVPADLVQRRVERTGDGTHPIWGWGDKDQTEQDIANTKIMHKRKDMIFKAI, from the exons ATGCCACCCAACGGGAACGATGTCACTGGAGTGCTCTTCGAGACGGATGCAGAGACCAGGGACCTGGGCCTGGCCAAGGACCTTAGCAAGCTGAAGACCACCGATGGCAGGAGGCTGAAGCTGGTCTGGCTCAACATTATCCTGTTTGTGGTAGCGCACACGCTCTCCGTGTACGGCTTGTGGCTGCTCTTCGTAGAGTCCACTTGGACCACTTTCC ATTTCCCTGCTGCCTTCTTACTCACCGGAGTGGGCATCTCCGGCGGCGCCCATCGTCTGTTCGCTCACCGCACCTTCAAGGCCAACACGCGGCTGAAGCTGATATTCCTCTTTCTGGACACCCTGGCCTTCCAGGATGCAGTATACTACTGGGTGAGGGATCACCGCCTGCACCACAAGTACACGGAGACGGACGCTGATCCGTACAATTCTGAGCGCGGCTGGTGGTTCGCACACATCGGCTGGCTGTGCTGCCGCAAGCACCCTGAAGTGAAGGCCAAGGGCCAGCAGATCGACCTATCCGACCTGGAGAGTGATCCGCTGGTGATGTTCCAGAAGAAATACTACCTCATCCTGATGCCGCTTATCTGCTTTGTCCTGCCCACCGTGCTGCCGATGTGGCTTTGGGGCGAGACCCTGAGAACCTCCTTCTATACGGTGTGCATGCTCCGGTGGGTCCTCAGCCTGAATCTCGTGTGGTTGCTGAATAGTTCGGCTCATATGTTTGGGAATCGGTGTTACGACAAGAATATTAATCCCACGAATGAGCCAGTGCTTATTTGGCTGAAATGTGGCGAAGGCTATCACAACTACCATCACGTTTTTCCGTGGGACTACAAGAGCGCCGAGGGGGGTCACTTTGCCAATGACTTTACAACCAAGTTCAT GTTTTTTGCCAAAATTGGCTGGGCTTATGACCTCAAGAGTGTGCCTGCTGACCTTGTTCAACGACGCGTAGAACGAACCGGAGATGGGACCCATCCCATCTGGGGCTGGGGAGACAAGGACCAAACGGAACAGGATATTGCCAATACTAAAATCATGCACAAACGGAAGGATATgatttttaaagcaatttaa